A single Staphylococcus muscae DNA region contains:
- a CDS encoding NupC/NupG family nucleoside CNT transporter gives MFLLINIIGLLVFLGVAVIFSRDRKNIQWGSIGVLIVLNLILAWFFVYFPAGTFVVEKGAAAISWLIDAAFSGIGFAFNSFTETEQMDMAVAALMPILLVVPLFDILMYLGILPWIIRGIGWVLAKITRQPKFESFFGIEMMFLGNTEALAVSSEQLKRMNDARVLTIAMMSMSSVSGAIVGAYVTMIPGELVLTAIPLNIVNAMIVSSILNPIKLDPEEDVVYDLRSNEARQPFFSFLGDSVLNAGKLVLIIIAFVISFVALAELADRLIHLITGGFASLMHIKGSFGLDQILGVFMYPFALLLGLPFDEAWLVAQQMAKKIVTNEFVVMGEIAGEVNDYDPHRRAIISTFLISFANFSTIGMIIGTLKGIVKESTSDFVSKYVPMMLLAGILVSLLTAGFVGLFAW, from the coding sequence ATGTTCTTATTAATTAATATCATAGGCTTACTTGTGTTTTTAGGCGTTGCTGTTATCTTCTCGCGTGACCGTAAAAACATCCAGTGGGGTTCTATCGGTGTTTTAATCGTATTAAACTTAATTTTAGCTTGGTTTTTCGTTTATTTTCCAGCGGGGACATTTGTCGTTGAAAAAGGGGCAGCTGCGATATCATGGTTAATAGATGCAGCTTTTTCAGGAATTGGTTTTGCATTTAATAGTTTTACGGAGACTGAACAAATGGATATGGCTGTTGCAGCACTTATGCCAATTTTATTAGTCGTTCCATTGTTTGATATTTTAATGTATTTAGGTATTTTGCCATGGATTATTCGTGGTATTGGTTGGGTGCTTGCTAAAATCACACGCCAACCGAAGTTTGAGTCGTTCTTCGGTATTGAAATGATGTTTTTAGGGAATACGGAAGCACTTGCGGTTTCAAGTGAACAATTGAAACGTATGAATGATGCACGTGTCTTAACTATTGCGATGATGTCAATGAGTTCTGTATCAGGTGCCATTGTAGGTGCATATGTAACAATGATTCCTGGAGAACTTGTACTAACAGCGATTCCGTTAAATATTGTTAATGCAATGATTGTTTCATCTATCTTAAATCCGATTAAGCTAGATCCAGAAGAAGATGTTGTCTATGACTTGCGTTCAAATGAAGCACGTCAACCATTCTTCTCATTTTTAGGAGATTCTGTATTAAATGCGGGGAAACTGGTCTTAATCATTATTGCGTTCGTAATCAGTTTCGTTGCACTTGCTGAACTAGCAGATCGCTTGATTCACCTGATTACAGGTGGTTTCGCATCACTTATGCACATCAAAGGTAGCTTTGGACTCGACCAAATTTTAGGTGTCTTTATGTATCCATTTGCATTGCTTTTAGGCTTACCGTTTGATGAAGCATGGTTGGTTGCACAGCAAATGGCTAAAAAAATTGTGACAAACGAATTTGTTGTAATGGGTGAGATTGCGGGAGAAGTGAATGACTATGATCCACATAGACGTGCGATTATTTCGACTTTCTTAATCTCATTTGCAAACTTCTCAACAATTGGAATGATTATCGGAACATTAAAAGGAATTGTGAAAGAGTCAACGTCAGACTTTGTATCTAAATATGTACCTATGATGTTGTTGGCAGGGATTTTAGTATCGTTATTAACAGCAGGATTTGTTGGACTATTTGCATGGTAA
- the tagD gene encoding glycerol-3-phosphate cytidylyltransferase translates to MKRVITYGTYDLLHYGHIELLRRARELGDYLIVALSSDEFNRIKSKKSYYDYEQRKMMLESIRYVDLVIPENDWEQKVKDVEKYEIDTFVMGHDWEGEFDFLKDKCEVIYLKRTEGISTTQIKRELYGKDAK, encoded by the coding sequence ATGAAACGTGTTATTACATATGGAACATACGATTTATTGCACTATGGACACATTGAATTATTACGTCGTGCACGCGAATTAGGGGACTATTTAATTGTAGCGCTGTCTAGTGATGAATTTAATCGAATTAAAAGTAAAAAGTCTTATTATGATTATGAGCAACGCAAGATGATGTTAGAATCTATCCGTTATGTTGATCTAGTTATCCCTGAAAATGATTGGGAACAGAAGGTCAAAGACGTAGAAAAGTATGAAATCGATACATTTGTAATGGGGCATGATTGGGAAGGTGAATTTGACTTCTTAAAAGACAAATGTGAAGTGATTTATTTAAAACGAACAGAAGGTATTTCTACTACGCAAATTAAACGAGAGTTGTACGGTAAAGATGCCAAATAA
- the feoB gene encoding ferrous iron transport protein B, with amino-acid sequence MSSTYCILGNPNVGKTSLFNALTGSYEYVGNWSGVTVEKKLGKLKEQAGHLVDLPGIYDLVPISRDETVVTTYLLNEQFDGMVNIIDAAQIERNFNLTIQLMEFGAPLLIGLNMVDVASKRGIRIDHQKLMTQLRTPIIPVIARTGKGSSDVLKALSDHHVSTRRPLVIDYGEEIENVIHALVVNLPETLTLANKHYRFLAIQYLLGNPAVKTYLGLELCKKLDAIIADTTSLSEADIVKQIQTCRQDYIQRVLSDVVSYPDARKHHVTERVDALLTHKILGIPIFLGIMWLIFQTTFTWVGTPLSDRLDEFFGGPLTDFAKQTMTNIGIYPALQDMVTDGIIAGVGGVLVFVPQILVLFFFISLLEDSGYMARIAVIMDRIMEGFGLNGKSFIPMIIGFGCNVPGIMAARSIEEEKERLTTILIAPFMSCSARLPVYALFVGIFFAQHQALVVLSLYVLGIVVALIVSWILSKTVLKKDTSIFVVELPPYRLPSLKTLWRSTWEKGKGFVKKAGTFIFAGSVIIWLLNYAGPNGIDVPIEESFLHMIGAAIAPILIPLGFSSWQAAATLIPGFLAKEVIVSAMAIIYAVNDDALVSMVSTHFTALSAYSFMVFILLYVPCLATVAAIRKETTSWKWTLFAGTYPFVIAYVISMAIYQIGSLFI; translated from the coding sequence ATGAGTAGCACATATTGTATTCTCGGTAACCCAAATGTCGGTAAAACTTCACTCTTCAACGCACTGACAGGTTCATATGAATATGTCGGGAACTGGAGTGGTGTTACCGTAGAAAAAAAACTTGGAAAACTAAAAGAACAGGCAGGTCATTTAGTTGACTTACCCGGCATTTATGATCTTGTTCCTATTTCAAGAGATGAAACGGTTGTTACAACGTATTTACTCAATGAACAATTTGACGGCATGGTCAATATTATTGATGCTGCACAAATTGAACGTAACTTCAACTTAACGATTCAACTGATGGAATTCGGAGCCCCCCTACTCATCGGCTTAAACATGGTCGATGTTGCGAGCAAACGTGGTATTCGAATTGATCATCAAAAGTTAATGACTCAACTGCGAACACCGATTATCCCGGTGATTGCACGCACTGGAAAAGGGAGCAGTGATGTTCTCAAAGCACTCAGTGATCACCACGTATCAACACGACGCCCTCTAGTCATTGATTATGGTGAAGAGATTGAAAACGTTATTCATGCACTTGTTGTCAATCTTCCTGAGACGCTCACACTTGCGAATAAACATTATCGTTTTTTAGCAATTCAATATTTGCTCGGGAATCCAGCTGTCAAAACTTATCTTGGTCTAGAACTATGTAAAAAACTCGATGCAATAATTGCTGATACAACATCACTTTCAGAAGCAGACATCGTAAAACAAATACAAACATGTCGACAAGATTATATTCAGCGCGTGCTCTCAGATGTCGTTTCATATCCTGATGCACGCAAACATCATGTTACAGAGCGTGTCGATGCATTACTGACACATAAAATACTCGGGATTCCAATCTTTTTAGGCATTATGTGGCTGATTTTCCAGACAACTTTCACATGGGTTGGGACACCACTGTCCGATCGACTGGATGAATTCTTTGGCGGACCTCTCACAGACTTTGCCAAACAAACAATGACAAATATCGGTATTTATCCTGCATTGCAAGATATGGTAACAGATGGCATTATTGCTGGTGTCGGTGGTGTCCTTGTTTTCGTTCCACAAATTTTAGTCTTATTCTTCTTTATTTCTCTATTAGAAGATTCCGGCTATATGGCTCGAATTGCTGTGATTATGGATCGCATTATGGAAGGATTTGGTCTTAACGGAAAATCTTTCATTCCAATGATTATCGGTTTTGGCTGTAACGTACCTGGTATTATGGCAGCACGCAGTATCGAAGAAGAGAAAGAACGCTTAACTACAATCTTGATTGCACCATTTATGTCATGTTCCGCACGACTACCTGTGTATGCTTTATTTGTAGGGATTTTCTTTGCACAACATCAAGCACTCGTTGTGTTAAGCTTGTATGTACTCGGGATTGTTGTAGCATTAATTGTCAGCTGGATTTTATCGAAGACAGTACTAAAAAAAGACACATCTATTTTCGTCGTAGAGCTCCCACCATACCGTTTGCCATCACTTAAAACGTTATGGCGTAGTACTTGGGAAAAGGGAAAAGGTTTCGTGAAAAAAGCAGGAACATTCATATTTGCTGGTTCTGTTATTATCTGGTTACTCAATTATGCAGGGCCAAACGGTATTGATGTACCAATTGAAGAAAGCTTTTTACACATGATTGGTGCTGCAATTGCGCCGATTCTTATCCCACTTGGCTTTAGTTCATGGCAAGCAGCCGCAACGCTCATACCAGGTTTCTTAGCTAAAGAAGTCATCGTCAGCGCAATGGCTATTATTTATGCTGTAAACGATGATGCACTTGTGTCAATGGTATCAACTCATTTCACAGCATTATCTGCCTATTCATTTATGGTATTTATATTGCTTTACGTTCCATGCTTAGCAACAGTTGCTGCGATTCGTAAAGAAACGACTTCATGGAAATGGACACTTTTTGCAGGAACATATCCATTCGTCATTGCGTATGTCATTTCAATGGCAATTTATCAAATTGGCTCGCTTTTCATATAA
- a CDS encoding FeoA family protein → MIHVANAEIGTQYRIKSLNMNNAQLKHRLRALGCIEGSKVSIHQKGLFKGPCTLNINGQQICVRNCDACNIRLEHHYE, encoded by the coding sequence ATGATTCATGTAGCCAACGCTGAAATCGGCACACAATATCGTATAAAATCTTTAAACATGAATAATGCGCAATTAAAACATCGATTGCGTGCACTCGGTTGTATCGAAGGAAGTAAAGTCTCCATACATCAAAAAGGACTTTTCAAAGGGCCTTGTACATTGAATATTAATGGCCAACAAATTTGCGTCCGCAATTGTGACGCTTGTAACATTCGATTGGAGCATCATTATGAGTAG
- a CDS encoding FeoB-associated Cys-rich membrane protein encodes MTLLINLILLALIVGYSIFVLVRYFKRSKQGKCSACESNQQCPTESLPKHLQ; translated from the coding sequence ATGACACTTTTGATTAACTTAATACTTCTAGCACTTATCGTTGGCTATTCCATCTTTGTACTCGTTCGTTATTTCAAACGTTCAAAACAGGGAAAATGTAGCGCATGTGAAAGCAATCAACAATGTCCAACAGAGAGCCTTCCAAAACACCTGCAATAA
- a CDS encoding ABC transporter ATP-binding protein has translation MKSNNPLVYLLKKITWPVGLIITAVVISSLGSLSGLLVPLFTGQMVDKFTLSSINPWFIGALIVVFLLNALLSGIGYYLLNKIGEKMIYAIRSVLWQHIIHLKMPFFDQNESGQLMSRLTDDTKVINDFISQKLPNLLPSVITLIGSFVMLFILDWQMTLMTFITIPLFVIVMIPLGRIMQKISKNTQSEIAEFSGLLGRVLTEMRLVKVSNTEKLELEKAHENLSEIYRLGLKQAKIAAVIQPISGIIMLATIGIILGFGGLRIASGAISAGTLVAMIFYVLNLSMPLINLSTLITDYKKAVGASSRIDEILHEPLERITVPDVNNSIVTGDLVFDRVDFGYDAQPVLQDVSLRIKPGAVTAFVGPSGSGKSTIFSLIERMYDVSHGDITYGGTSIYNLSLTDWRRKIGYVMQSNAMMNGSIRDNILYGIDCEVSDEELMHYARLAHCHDFIMAFDQGYDTLVGERGLKLSGGQRQRIDIARSFVKNPDILLLDEATANLDSESERKIQEALETLMMNRTTIVIAHRLSTIKKAEQIIFLDQGRVTGVGRHETLMKTHEKYQQFVETQSLTQQNQ, from the coding sequence ATGAAATCAAATAATCCATTAGTGTATTTATTGAAAAAAATCACATGGCCTGTTGGATTGATTATAACAGCAGTGGTGATTTCTTCATTAGGAAGTTTAAGTGGTCTCCTTGTTCCTTTATTCACAGGACAAATGGTTGATAAGTTTACACTGTCATCCATTAATCCGTGGTTTATAGGGGCATTGATTGTGGTCTTTTTATTAAATGCTCTTTTAAGTGGAATTGGATATTATTTACTCAATAAAATTGGAGAGAAGATGATCTATGCCATTCGCTCGGTTTTATGGCAACACATTATCCACTTGAAAATGCCTTTTTTTGATCAAAATGAGAGTGGCCAGTTGATGAGTCGATTAACAGATGATACGAAAGTTATCAACGACTTCATCTCACAAAAACTCCCTAATCTGCTCCCATCTGTTATTACTTTAATAGGTTCATTTGTTATGTTATTCATTCTCGATTGGCAAATGACATTAATGACCTTTATTACAATTCCATTATTTGTCATTGTGATGATACCACTTGGGAGAATCATGCAAAAAATATCAAAAAATACGCAAAGTGAAATTGCTGAATTCAGTGGTTTGCTTGGACGTGTATTGACTGAGATGCGCTTAGTAAAGGTGTCTAATACTGAAAAGTTAGAGTTAGAAAAAGCACATGAAAACTTATCAGAGATTTATCGTCTCGGTTTAAAACAAGCAAAAATTGCTGCGGTGATTCAACCGATATCGGGAATTATTATGCTCGCAACGATTGGTATTATTTTAGGTTTTGGTGGTTTGCGAATTGCGTCTGGCGCTATTTCTGCTGGTACACTTGTTGCAATGATCTTTTACGTTTTGAATTTATCTATGCCATTGATTAATTTATCGACATTGATTACAGATTATAAAAAGGCAGTAGGGGCAAGCAGCCGCATTGACGAAATACTGCATGAACCTTTGGAACGAATTACAGTACCTGATGTGAACAATAGTATTGTTACAGGTGACTTAGTGTTTGATCGTGTTGACTTTGGTTATGATGCGCAACCTGTACTACAAGACGTATCTTTGCGTATTAAACCTGGTGCAGTGACAGCGTTTGTTGGGCCATCTGGTTCAGGAAAAAGCACGATATTTAGTCTGATTGAAAGAATGTATGATGTTTCACATGGAGACATTACATATGGTGGCACATCTATTTACAATCTCTCATTAACTGATTGGCGTCGTAAAATAGGCTATGTCATGCAAAGTAATGCAATGATGAATGGATCGATTCGAGACAATATATTATATGGTATTGATTGTGAAGTCTCAGATGAAGAACTTATGCATTATGCACGTTTAGCGCATTGCCATGACTTTATTATGGCGTTTGATCAAGGGTATGATACGTTAGTTGGCGAACGTGGTTTGAAGTTGTCGGGTGGACAAAGGCAGCGAATAGATATTGCACGTAGTTTTGTGAAAAATCCAGACATATTGCTGTTGGATGAAGCAACTGCAAACCTTGACAGTGAGAGTGAACGTAAAATTCAAGAAGCTTTGGAAACACTCATGATGAATCGAACGACGATTGTGATTGCGCATCGTCTATCTACCATTAAAAAAGCAGAACAAATTATTTTCTTAGATCAAGGACGTGTCACAGGTGTGGGTCGTCATGAAACATTGATGAAAACACATGAAAAATATCAGCAGTTTGTAGAAACACAAAGTTTAACACAACAAAATCAATAA
- a CDS encoding ABC transporter ATP-binding protein, which yields MSRLTGKEVTIGYGDRVIVNNLDVMIPDGKITSIIGPNGCGKSTLLKALSRLLQTKNGEILLDGKNIQMQPTKEVAKKIAILPQSPDVADGLTAGELVSYGRFPHQKGFGRLSEQDKEEIDWAMRVTGTIDFKHRAVNDLSGGQRQRVWIAMALAQKTDIIFLDEPTTYLDISHQLEILELVQELNAEHGTTIIMVLHDINQAIRFSDHLITMKQGNIIKQGETQDVLSNEILEEVFNIDAELSTDPRTGKPMLVTYNLLCKHYDKL from the coding sequence ATGAGTAGATTGACAGGGAAGGAAGTTACTATTGGTTATGGAGACCGTGTCATTGTTAATAATTTAGATGTTATGATTCCTGATGGTAAGATAACATCAATTATTGGTCCTAACGGCTGCGGTAAATCAACTTTGCTAAAAGCATTATCACGATTACTGCAAACGAAGAACGGTGAAATTTTGCTTGATGGTAAGAATATTCAAATGCAACCGACGAAAGAAGTTGCCAAAAAGATTGCGATATTACCACAATCTCCAGATGTTGCAGATGGGTTAACAGCTGGTGAATTGGTATCGTACGGGCGTTTTCCACATCAAAAAGGGTTTGGTAGATTGAGCGAACAAGATAAAGAAGAAATTGATTGGGCAATGCGTGTAACAGGAACAATTGACTTTAAACATCGTGCAGTGAATGATCTCAGTGGTGGTCAAAGACAGCGTGTATGGATTGCGATGGCTTTGGCACAAAAAACAGATATTATCTTTTTAGATGAACCGACGACTTATCTTGATATTTCACATCAATTGGAAATTTTAGAACTTGTTCAAGAGTTAAATGCCGAGCATGGGACAACTATTATTATGGTATTACATGATATTAACCAAGCAATTCGTTTTTCCGATCATTTAATTACTATGAAACAAGGTAATATCATTAAACAAGGTGAAACTCAAGATGTATTGAGCAATGAAATATTAGAAGAAGTTTTCAATATTGATGCGGAATTAAGTACGGATCCTAGAACGGGTAAACCGATGTTAGTGACGTATAACTTATTATGTAAGCATTATGATAAATTATAA
- the pbp4 gene encoding penicillin-binding protein PBP4, which produces MKKILYTIIVVFFATISITPFAKANTLTPVEIAQQAGYSVDGRFQPVGYVGISHTGQVLYDYEGQQQWDPASMTKLMTMYLTLKAIDEGKFKLTDTVKITDDHYRMSTLPELSNTKLYPGETYTVAELLQITVSASSNASSLILANLVSDNTSDFVDLMNHTAKDFGMNDTHYVNPTGAENRLLQDYAPERYRSKSATVSSPHDYAILAQRAVNDTPKILTFTKQVAPTQHGVTYYTFNNLLEGADMSVPGTDGLKTGSSDVADYNSTVTTKRDQFRIHSVIMGVGDYYRIGGEEQRDMINASMINYLFNQYEYRQILTKGEHEINGTKYYVTKDLYDVVPKNMNTDYKFVVKDGKVHIDYDRTFITSSYSPPTVKVERPLIHTSKSIAESSWSAHPVLTLFGLFFLVLLLSIPIYYVLLRFRK; this is translated from the coding sequence ATGAAAAAGATATTATACACGATTATCGTTGTATTCTTCGCTACAATTAGTATAACACCTTTTGCGAAGGCAAACACATTGACACCTGTCGAGATTGCACAACAAGCTGGTTATTCTGTGGATGGCCGATTTCAACCTGTGGGATATGTTGGTATCAGTCATACTGGACAGGTACTCTATGACTATGAAGGACAACAACAATGGGATCCAGCATCCATGACGAAGTTGATGACGATGTATCTAACATTAAAAGCAATCGATGAGGGTAAATTTAAATTAACAGATACTGTTAAGATTACAGACGACCACTATCGAATGTCTACATTGCCAGAATTAAGCAATACAAAACTTTATCCTGGCGAAACGTATACAGTGGCAGAACTTTTACAAATTACTGTATCCGCTTCAAGCAATGCATCTTCACTCATTTTAGCTAACTTAGTGTCTGATAACACTTCTGATTTTGTTGATTTAATGAACCATACAGCTAAAGATTTTGGTATGAATGATACACATTATGTCAATCCAACAGGTGCTGAAAACAGACTGCTACAAGATTATGCACCCGAACGTTATCGTTCTAAGTCGGCAACAGTCAGTTCCCCTCACGACTATGCTATTTTGGCTCAACGTGCTGTGAATGATACACCAAAAATTTTAACATTCACGAAACAAGTAGCACCAACACAACACGGTGTAACGTATTACACTTTCAACAATCTTTTAGAAGGTGCGGATATGAGTGTGCCAGGAACAGATGGTTTAAAAACGGGGTCAAGTGATGTGGCAGATTATAACAGTACTGTAACAACGAAGCGCGATCAATTTAGAATTCACAGTGTCATTATGGGCGTCGGTGATTACTATCGAATTGGCGGAGAAGAACAACGTGACATGATCAATGCCAGCATGATTAACTATTTATTTAATCAATATGAATATCGTCAAATACTCACAAAAGGCGAACATGAGATCAACGGAACAAAATACTACGTGACTAAAGACCTTTACGACGTAGTTCCTAAAAATATGAACACCGATTACAAATTCGTTGTAAAAGACGGCAAAGTCCATATTGATTATGATCGAACATTCATTACTTCATCTTACAGTCCACCAACTGTCAAAGTAGAACGCCCTTTGATTCATACTTCTAAGTCCATCGCAGAATCAAGTTGGTCTGCACATCCTGTCTTAACTCTGTTCGGTCTTTTCTTTTTAGTTCTATTGCTAAGCATTCCAATTTACTACGTACTGCTTCGTTTTCGTAAGTAG
- the tarB gene encoding teichoic acid glycerol-phosphate primase TarB, whose translation MSQIIIKKLYLILVNVIQCLCSRQRVQDNHVVVMMTFKEDLLPVIEKLSKKGYRVTVFTKASHFEALTHLQNVQIASINRRNLYQQIRSLRSAKVIFIDTYYHLFGALKKQSKQTVIQTWHAAGALKKFGLEDHAVNRDNKREVAQHQAVYDATDKYIVGCPQMTVCFKQSFGAENHQFLNYGIPRLTNYLDVDILEEQHQLKKKLEIQGKVAVYLPTYREEGQLNRVIDQKAFNKALPNYTLLSQYHPAVESPQTEQAITLSTRELLMIADIVITDYSSLAIEASLFGKPAIFYVYDEMAYEQVRGLNRYYYDIPERYKVYHEAELYQRIREENLKPLFEDWHIFNTKESLEKLMTYVDDVIQA comes from the coding sequence ATGAGTCAGATAATAATAAAAAAATTATATTTAATATTAGTAAATGTGATTCAATGCTTGTGTAGTAGACAACGTGTACAAGACAACCATGTCGTCGTAATGATGACATTCAAAGAGGATTTGTTACCAGTTATTGAAAAACTGAGCAAAAAGGGATATCGAGTGACCGTATTTACGAAAGCGTCTCACTTTGAAGCATTGACACATCTTCAAAATGTTCAAATTGCATCCATTAATCGTCGCAATCTTTATCAACAAATTCGATCACTGCGTTCGGCAAAGGTTATTTTTATCGATACATACTATCATCTGTTCGGAGCGCTTAAAAAGCAATCAAAGCAGACAGTTATACAAACTTGGCATGCTGCTGGTGCATTGAAAAAGTTTGGGTTAGAAGATCATGCAGTGAATAGAGACAACAAAAGAGAAGTGGCACAACACCAAGCTGTTTATGATGCGACCGATAAGTATATAGTCGGATGTCCTCAAATGACAGTATGTTTTAAACAATCTTTCGGTGCAGAGAATCATCAATTTCTCAACTATGGTATTCCAAGATTAACGAATTATTTAGATGTTGATATTCTTGAAGAACAACACCAACTCAAAAAGAAATTAGAAATTCAAGGGAAAGTAGCAGTATATTTACCGACATATCGTGAAGAAGGTCAACTGAATCGTGTCATTGATCAAAAAGCTTTCAACAAAGCATTGCCGAATTATACACTACTAAGTCAATACCATCCAGCTGTTGAATCGCCACAGACTGAACAAGCGATAACGTTAAGTACACGTGAGTTGTTAATGATTGCAGATATAGTGATTACGGATTATAGTTCACTTGCTATTGAAGCAAGTTTATTTGGAAAACCTGCTATTTTCTATGTCTATGATGAAATGGCATATGAACAGGTGAGGGGACTTAATCGTTATTACTATGATATTCCAGAGCGATACAAAGTCTATCATGAAGCGGAATTATATCAACGTATTAGAGAAGAAAATCTGAAACCATTGTTTGAAGATTGGCATATATTTAATACAAAAGAAAGCTTAGAAAAATTGATGACTTATGTGGATGACGTGATTCAAGCATAA
- a CDS encoding YitT family protein translates to MKRTVRDLILVLVGSFIFALGVNAFIIAGDLGEGGVTGLAIIFYYAFHISPAVTNFVVNAVLIVVGYKFLSKRSMYLTIVATVLISVFLSLTETWQVHTDNIMINAVFGGLSVGLGIGVIVLAGGTTAGTTILARIANKYLDVSTPYALLFFDLIVVLISLSVIPLDRALVTVISLYIGTKVMDFVIEGLNPKKAVTIISKSPDRIAKMIDEDIGRGITILNGRGYFSKRDTDVLYAVISKTQLSRTKRLIRKIDEDAFVVVHDVRDVYGNGFWVED, encoded by the coding sequence GTGAAACGAACAGTTAGAGATTTAATATTAGTCCTAGTGGGCTCTTTTATATTTGCATTGGGTGTCAATGCTTTTATCATTGCAGGTGATCTCGGTGAAGGTGGCGTAACCGGTCTGGCGATTATTTTCTACTATGCATTTCACATATCACCTGCCGTAACGAACTTTGTAGTCAACGCCGTGCTCATCGTCGTCGGGTACAAGTTTTTGAGTAAGCGCAGTATGTACTTAACAATTGTCGCAACAGTGCTAATTTCGGTATTTTTAAGTTTAACTGAAACGTGGCAAGTGCATACAGACAATATCATGATTAACGCGGTGTTCGGTGGATTGTCTGTCGGACTTGGAATTGGCGTCATCGTATTGGCAGGTGGTACAACAGCAGGAACAACAATCTTGGCGCGTATTGCGAACAAATATTTAGACGTTAGTACGCCATATGCACTGTTATTCTTCGATCTCATTGTTGTTCTGATTTCACTATCAGTTATTCCATTAGACCGAGCACTTGTTACGGTCATTAGCTTATATATTGGTACGAAAGTCATGGATTTCGTAATTGAAGGGTTGAACCCTAAGAAGGCAGTGACGATTATTTCCAAATCACCAGATCGCATTGCGAAAATGATTGATGAAGATATTGGGCGTGGGATTACAATTCTTAATGGTCGTGGCTATTTCTCAAAAAGAGATACAGACGTACTGTATGCGGTCATTAGTAAAACACAGTTATCTCGTACGAAGCGGTTGATTCGAAAAATTGATGAAGATGCTTTCGTTGTTGTTCATGATGTGCGTGATGTCTATGGAAATGGTTTTTGGGTAGAAGATTAG